The sequence CAGTCGTTTCGCCATCTGTTCGGGCCGACCGCCACGCCGGAGCAACCGCGCCGGCATGACGTCGTCTCGATTGCCAAACTGACGTCCGCCTTGTCCGGCTATCTGCAGCCGGAAGAGATCAAGGACATCAAGGCGGCCTTCCATTTCAGCGACGAAGCCCACCTCGGCCAGTACCGCCAGAGTGGCGAGCCTTACATCACGCATCCTGTCGCCGTCGCGGAAATCTGCGCGGGCTGGAATCTCGACGCCCAGTCGATCATGGCAGCGCTGCTGCATGACGTGATGGAAGACCAGGGCGTGACCAAGGCCGAACTCGCCGAGCGTTTCGGCGCCAAGGTCGCGGAACTGGTCGACGGGTTGTCGAAACTCGACAAGATGGAGTTTCGCAATCGCGAAGAAGCGCAGGCGGAAAACTTCCGCAAGATGCTGCTCGCGATGGCGCGCGACGTCCGCGTGATTCTGGTGAAGCTCGCCGACCGGCTGCACAACATGCGCACCCTGGGTGCGGTGCCGCACGAGAAGCGCCGCCGGGTTGCGCGTGAAACGCTGGATATCTACGCGCCGATCGCCCATCGGCTCGGTCTGAACAATACCTATCGCGAGCTGCAGGACCTGAGCTTCGCGAACTTCAACCCGCACCGGTACGCCACGCTCGAAAAAGCCGTCAAGGCGGCGCGCGGCAACCGGCGCGAGGTGGTGGGCAAGATTCTGGAGTCGGTGCAGCGCGCGATTGCCGACGCGAAGATCGACGCCGAAGTCACCGGCCGCGAGAAAACCATCTTCAGTATCTACAAGAAGATGCGCGACAAGCAGTTGTCGTTCTCGCAGGTGCTCGACGTGTACGGCTTTCGCGTGGTGGTCGAAAGCGCGCTGGAGTGCTACACCTGCATCGGCGCGCTGCATGCGCTGTACAAGCCCGTGCCGGGCAAGTTCAAAGACTACATCGCGATCCCGAAGGTGAACGGCTATCAGTCGTTGCACACCACGCTGGTCGGCCCGTTCGGCGCACCGATCGAGTTTCAGGTGCGCACGCGCAAGATGCACGAGATCGCCGAAGCCGGCGTGGCCGCGCACTGGCTGTACAAGAACGGCAGCGCCGACCTGAACGACGTGCAGAAGCGCGCGCACCAGTGGCTCAAGTCGCTGCTCGATATTCAGAGCGAAGCCGGCGACTCGAGCGAATTCCTCGAACACGTAAAGATCGATCTGTTTCCGGATGCGGTCTACGTGTTTACGCCGAAGTCGAAGATCATGGCGTTGCCGCGCGGCGCCACCGCGCTCGACTTCGCGTATTCGATCCACAGCGACCTGGGCAACCAGTGCGTCGCGGTGAAGATCAACAATGAACTGCTGCCGCTTCGCACCGAGCTGAAGAGCGGCGACATCGTGGAAGTCATCACGGCGCCGTATTCGAAGCCGAATCCGGCGTGGCTCGGGTTCGTGCGCAGCGGCAAGGCGCGCTCGGCGATCCGTCATTATCTGAAGACGATGCGTTTGAACGAGTCCGTGCAGCTCGGCGAGCGGCTGGTCGATCAGTCGTTGAAGGGCTACGGACTGGCGCTGTCGGACGTTACGCCGGAAGCGTGGGAAAAGCTCGTGCAGTGGACGGGCAACAAGAACCGTCAGGAAATTTTCGCGGACATCGGCCTCGGCCGGCGTGTCGCAGCGGTCATGGCCAAGCGCATCGAGGTGCTGATGAGCGGCCGCGACGCCGACGACGACGGCTCGCGCTCCAACTCCGATTTGCCGCATGCGCCGCCGGTGGTGATCACGGGCACCGAGGGCATGTCGGTGCAACTGTCGGCCTGCTGCCGTCCGATTCCGGGCGACGACATCATGGGCTATATCGGCATCGGCCTCGGCATGGCGATCCACACTACGGATTGCCGCGTTGCGCAGCGTATCCATAAGCGCGACCCGGGTCGCTGGATCGACGTCGCGTGGGCACCGCAGCCGGGGCGCCTGTTCGACGTCGCCGTCAAGGTGCTCGTCCAGAACACCAAGGGTGTGTTTGCCCGCGTGGCGGCCGACATCACGTCGGCGGACGCGAACATCGTCCACATCGCGATGGACGAAGACCTGTCGCAGGAGTCCACGGTGCTGCGCTTCGTGATTCAGGTCAGCGATCGCGTCCATCTTGCTAACGTGATGCGCCGTGTGCGCACCAACCCGGACGTCATGCGTATTTCGCGCGAGCGGCCGAGCGAGGAAGGTCATCACCGTCACGACGGTGGGATGCGGATTGATCGCGAGAGGGCGGATTACTGATTTTGTTTCGCGCACCGCGCGCGATGTGTGATGCGCGGTGTGCTTGAGATGTGGTCGAAGGCGTGCGCGAGCGCGCCTTTTGTTTTTTGCCGCTAGCTTGTCCCAAGCGTCATCCGCGTCAATCTGAACGCCCAGCGCGCCTGTGAGTCTCACGTGTTCCCCAGGGAGAACGCTCATGAACGTAGCTGACCTCACCGGCCTTGCGCTCGACTATTGGGTCGCGCGCAGCCTGCACGACTTCGTGCGCGAAATCCACTTTACCGACAGCGGCGAAACCGTTTCGATTCGCGGCAATGATCGCGGACGTCCGTGGGACGGCCGGTTCACGCCGTCCACGTCATGGGAGGCTGCGGCTGCGGTACTGGAGCGCGCGCAACGGCTGGAAGTGCGCGAGCGGACTGATCAGGGTGCGGCGCACTGCGTCGCGGATTTTGAAGGTAGTCACCGGACGGTGGAAGGGCGAGGGGACTCGCTGCGGGAGGCTTTGCTGAGGGCGTTCGTCGAAAGCCGGTATGGCGAGACGGTGGACGATGTGCTGCACGAGGCGCAGGTGCTGAGCGGCGAGCGAGCGCAGCCGATCGGTGAGGAAACGGCACAAGGTTCGTATGGTGGCGATATGCCGAACCCGGATGGGCAGATTGGGGATATTCAGTCGGCGCCGCGGTAACTGAAGGGCTGGCCGCCGCTGCCAGCTCCGCGAACTCATCAGCCCATGGGCTGGCCTGCTCGACGCAATTGAGCAAAATCCGTCGGACAAAAACAAAGGGCCTTCCGATCGGAAGGCCCTCTATAAGTGGTGCGGCTGGCAGGATTCGAACCCACGACCCCTTGGTTCGTAGCCAAGTACTCTATCCATCTGAGCTACAGCCGCACGCTAAACGGGTGATGCAATACTGCAATGAAACCGGGTAAAACGTAAGGGCCTCCCGGGAGGGAGGCCCTCGAATAAGTGGTGCGGCTGGCAGGATTCGAACCCACGACCCCTTGGTTCGTAGCCAAGTACTCTATCCATCTGAGCTACAGCCGCACGCAGAAACGAGATTATAGCAAAGGTTTTCAAAAAGGG is a genomic window of Paraburkholderia bryophila containing:
- a CDS encoding RelA/SpoT family protein, producing the protein MSTTPPTATEVEHDADSPSSARKYIDAVLEQSFRHLFGPTATPEQPRRHDVVSIAKLTSALSGYLQPEEIKDIKAAFHFSDEAHLGQYRQSGEPYITHPVAVAEICAGWNLDAQSIMAALLHDVMEDQGVTKAELAERFGAKVAELVDGLSKLDKMEFRNREEAQAENFRKMLLAMARDVRVILVKLADRLHNMRTLGAVPHEKRRRVARETLDIYAPIAHRLGLNNTYRELQDLSFANFNPHRYATLEKAVKAARGNRREVVGKILESVQRAIADAKIDAEVTGREKTIFSIYKKMRDKQLSFSQVLDVYGFRVVVESALECYTCIGALHALYKPVPGKFKDYIAIPKVNGYQSLHTTLVGPFGAPIEFQVRTRKMHEIAEAGVAAHWLYKNGSADLNDVQKRAHQWLKSLLDIQSEAGDSSEFLEHVKIDLFPDAVYVFTPKSKIMALPRGATALDFAYSIHSDLGNQCVAVKINNELLPLRTELKSGDIVEVITAPYSKPNPAWLGFVRSGKARSAIRHYLKTMRLNESVQLGERLVDQSLKGYGLALSDVTPEAWEKLVQWTGNKNRQEIFADIGLGRRVAAVMAKRIEVLMSGRDADDDGSRSNSDLPHAPPVVITGTEGMSVQLSACCRPIPGDDIMGYIGIGLGMAIHTTDCRVAQRIHKRDPGRWIDVAWAPQPGRLFDVAVKVLVQNTKGVFARVAADITSADANIVHIAMDEDLSQESTVLRFVIQVSDRVHLANVMRRVRTNPDVMRISRERPSEEGHHRHDGGMRIDRERADY
- a CDS encoding phage protein NinX family protein, which gives rise to MNVADLTGLALDYWVARSLHDFVREIHFTDSGETVSIRGNDRGRPWDGRFTPSTSWEAAAAVLERAQRLEVRERTDQGAAHCVADFEGSHRTVEGRGDSLREALLRAFVESRYGETVDDVLHEAQVLSGERAQPIGEETAQGSYGGDMPNPDGQIGDIQSAPR